One Equus caballus isolate H_3958 breed thoroughbred chromosome 17, TB-T2T, whole genome shotgun sequence DNA window includes the following coding sequences:
- the UPF3A gene encoding regulator of nonsense transcripts 3A isoform X1, with amino-acid sequence MRSEKEAARGLGAALAARGPSGREKPSAMEVQFRRESPPTTSSGCGGGADKPREEKKTVLSKVVIRRLPPSLTKEQLEEQLHPLPAHDYFEFFTADLSLFPHLYSRAYINFRNPEDILLFRDRFDGYIFIDSKGLEYPAVVEFAPFQKIAKKKLKKKDAKTGSIEDDAEYKKFLEAYCVEEEKAAASPETLLGDIEAKTRELIARRTTPLLEYIKNRKLEKQRIREEKREERRRRELEKKRLREEEKRKRREEERCKRKEADKQERAAEREVRIKLLKKPEKGDESTTEKPKERGEEVDVGDARREPCPSCAVVRPRPPESLWEEPRDKSQNDSDKEQRDVERRFREKELETQRYHLDESRKHRAHYEFEPKWGKGFTPDRGKKGSQDDGVPMEATERPAGEQRSAGGPMPRKERMGNKDRPSLQLYQPGARSRARECGGRPSEEGRAGRRGEAEDSAGAGAKRSEEAE; translated from the exons ATGCGCTCGGAGAAGGAGGCGGCCAGAGGCCTCGGGGCGGCTCTTGCTGCGCGGGGCCCGAGCGGGCGGGAGAAGCCGTCGGCCATGGAAGTCCAGTTCCGCCGGGAGTCACCGCCTACCACGTCCTCCGGCTGTGGGGGTGGCGCAGACAAACCTCGCGAGGAGAAGAAGACGGTCCTGAGCAAG GTGGTCATCCGCCGGCTTCCTCCCAGCCTCACGAAGGAGCAGCTGGAAGAACAGCTGCACCCACTGCCTGCGCACGACTACTTTGAGTTCTTTACTGCCGATCTCAG tctttttcctcatctctacTCAAGAGCATACATTAATTTTAGAAATCCTGAGGACATCCTTCTTTTTAGAGATCGTTTTGATGGATATATCTTCATTGACAGTAAAG GCCTAGAATATCCTGCAGTGGTAGAGTTTGCTCCATTCCAGAAGATCGCCAAAAAGAAGCTAAAGAAGAAAGATGCCAAAACCGGAAGCATTGAAGACG ATGCAGAATACAAGAAGTTCTTAGAAGCTTACtgtgtggaggaggagaaagccgCTGCCAGTCCTGAGACTCTTCTGGGGGACATAGAGGCAAAGACAAGAGAACTTATTG CCAGAAGAACCACGCCTCTTTTGGAATATATTAAGAACAGGAAGTTAGAGAAGCAG AGAATTCGAGAGGAGAAGCGGGAAGAAcgaaggaggagggagctggaaaaGAAACGCCTgcgggaagaagaaaagagaaaaagaagagaggaggaaagatgTAAGAGAAAAGAGGCTGACAAGCAAGAGCGAGCGGCGGAGAGAGAAGTGAGGATTaag CTGcttaagaaaccagaaaaggGAGACGAATCAACCACtgagaaaccaaaagaaagaggagaagaagtCGATGTTGGAGATGCAAGACGGGAGCCCTGTCCCAGCTGTGCCGTCGTGAGGCCCAGGCCCCCAGAGAGCTTGTGGGAGGAGCCCAGGGACAA GTCACAAAATGACAGTGATAAAGAGCAgagggatgtggagagaagattTCGAGAAAAAGAACTTGAAACACAAAGATACCACTTGGATGAGAGCAGAAAGCACAGAGCTCACTATGAGTTTGAGCCGAAATGGGGGAAAGGATTCACCccagacagagggaagaaagggagcCAGGATGACGGGGTCCCTATGGAGGCCACAGAGAGACCAGCGGGGGAGCAGAGGAGCGCGGGCGGCCCCATGCCCAGGAAGGAGCGCATGGGAAACAAG GACCGGCCATCCTTGCAGCTCTACCAGCCAGGCGCTCGCAGCCGAGCACGTGAATGTGGCGGAAGACCCTCTGAGGAGGGCCGTGCCGGGAGGAGGGGCGAGGCCGAGGATTCCGCAGGGGCTGGTGCCAAGAGGAGCGAAGAGGCAGAGTGA
- the UPF3A gene encoding regulator of nonsense transcripts 3A isoform X3 produces MRSEKEAARGLGAALAARGPSGREKPSAMEVQFRRESPPTTSSGCGGGADKPREEKKTVLSKVVIRRLPPSLTKEQLEEQLHPLPAHDYFEFFTADLSLFPHLYSRAYINFRNPEDILLFRDRFDGYIFIDSKGLEYPAVVEFAPFQKIAKKKLKKKDAKTGSIEDDAEYKKFLEAYCVEEEKAAASPETLLGDIEAKTRELIENSRGEAGRTKEEGAGKETPAGRRKEKKKRGGKM; encoded by the exons ATGCGCTCGGAGAAGGAGGCGGCCAGAGGCCTCGGGGCGGCTCTTGCTGCGCGGGGCCCGAGCGGGCGGGAGAAGCCGTCGGCCATGGAAGTCCAGTTCCGCCGGGAGTCACCGCCTACCACGTCCTCCGGCTGTGGGGGTGGCGCAGACAAACCTCGCGAGGAGAAGAAGACGGTCCTGAGCAAG GTGGTCATCCGCCGGCTTCCTCCCAGCCTCACGAAGGAGCAGCTGGAAGAACAGCTGCACCCACTGCCTGCGCACGACTACTTTGAGTTCTTTACTGCCGATCTCAG tctttttcctcatctctacTCAAGAGCATACATTAATTTTAGAAATCCTGAGGACATCCTTCTTTTTAGAGATCGTTTTGATGGATATATCTTCATTGACAGTAAAG GCCTAGAATATCCTGCAGTGGTAGAGTTTGCTCCATTCCAGAAGATCGCCAAAAAGAAGCTAAAGAAGAAAGATGCCAAAACCGGAAGCATTGAAGACG ATGCAGAATACAAGAAGTTCTTAGAAGCTTACtgtgtggaggaggagaaagccgCTGCCAGTCCTGAGACTCTTCTGGGGGACATAGAGGCAAAGACAAGAGAACTTATTG AGAATTCGAGAGGAGAAGCGGGAAGAAcgaaggaggagggagctggaaaaGAAACGCCTgcgggaagaagaaaagagaaaaagaagagaggaggaaagatgTAA
- the UPF3A gene encoding regulator of nonsense transcripts 3A isoform X2 translates to MPKPEALKTFTDAEYKKFLEAYCVEEEKAAASPETLLGDIEAKTRELIARRTTPLLEYIKNRKLEKQRIREEKREERRRRELEKKRLREEEKRKRREEERCKRKEADKQERAAEREVRIKLLKKPEKGDESTTEKPKERGEEVDVGDARREPCPSCAVVRPRPPESLWEEPRDKSQNDSDKEQRDVERRFREKELETQRYHLDESRKHRAHYEFEPKWGKGFTPDRGKKGSQDDGVPMEATERPAGEQRSAGGPMPRKERMGNKDRPSLQLYQPGARSRARECGGRPSEEGRAGRRGEAEDSAGAGAKRSEEAE, encoded by the exons ATGCCAAAACCGGAAGCATTGAAGACG tttacagATGCAGAATACAAGAAGTTCTTAGAAGCTTACtgtgtggaggaggagaaagccgCTGCCAGTCCTGAGACTCTTCTGGGGGACATAGAGGCAAAGACAAGAGAACTTATTG CCAGAAGAACCACGCCTCTTTTGGAATATATTAAGAACAGGAAGTTAGAGAAGCAG AGAATTCGAGAGGAGAAGCGGGAAGAAcgaaggaggagggagctggaaaaGAAACGCCTgcgggaagaagaaaagagaaaaagaagagaggaggaaagatgTAAGAGAAAAGAGGCTGACAAGCAAGAGCGAGCGGCGGAGAGAGAAGTGAGGATTaag CTGcttaagaaaccagaaaaggGAGACGAATCAACCACtgagaaaccaaaagaaagaggagaagaagtCGATGTTGGAGATGCAAGACGGGAGCCCTGTCCCAGCTGTGCCGTCGTGAGGCCCAGGCCCCCAGAGAGCTTGTGGGAGGAGCCCAGGGACAA GTCACAAAATGACAGTGATAAAGAGCAgagggatgtggagagaagattTCGAGAAAAAGAACTTGAAACACAAAGATACCACTTGGATGAGAGCAGAAAGCACAGAGCTCACTATGAGTTTGAGCCGAAATGGGGGAAAGGATTCACCccagacagagggaagaaagggagcCAGGATGACGGGGTCCCTATGGAGGCCACAGAGAGACCAGCGGGGGAGCAGAGGAGCGCGGGCGGCCCCATGCCCAGGAAGGAGCGCATGGGAAACAAG GACCGGCCATCCTTGCAGCTCTACCAGCCAGGCGCTCGCAGCCGAGCACGTGAATGTGGCGGAAGACCCTCTGAGGAGGGCCGTGCCGGGAGGAGGGGCGAGGCCGAGGATTCCGCAGGGGCTGGTGCCAAGAGGAGCGAAGAGGCAGAGTGA